Sequence from the Curtobacterium sp. MCLR17_007 genome:
GATCGACCCCGAGGATCTCGGCCGTCGCCGCGGCGCCGTCGAGCAGCGGCATCCGCAGGTCCATGAGCACGACGTCCGGACGCTCGGCGAGCGTGACCGAGACCGCCGCGGCACCGTCGCTGGCCTGGCCGACGACCTGGACGTCGTCGGCGTCCTGCAACAGCGCGACGATGCCGGATCGGACGATCGGGTGGTCGTCGGCGACCACCACGCGGATCACGGGGTCACCTGCGGCACGGGGCGTCCGGCCGACAGCGGGGCGGACGGGAGGGCCGGTGCGGGTGCCGACGGCAGGGTCGCCTGGACGACGGTGCCGGTTCCGGGAGCGCTGGTGATCCGGCAGGTACCGCCCGCCAGTGCGAGGCGGTCGCGGAGCCCCCGGAGCCCGTGACCCGCAGCCGGGAGCGACGGGTCGAAGCCGACGCCGTCGTCCTGCACCGACAGGACCGTCTGTTCGGGGGTGTGGTGCAGCGCGAGGTGCACCGTGGTGGCACGGGCGTGGGCGCGGACGTTGCCCAGGGCCTCCTGTGCCACGCGGAGCAGCACCACCTGTGCATCGCGGTCGAGCGCGCAGTCGGGCGCGTCGACGGTGACGGCCGTGCCGGTCTCGCGCGTGTGTCGTTCGCCGAGCCGGTGGAGTGCCCCGCCGAGGCTGTCGCGGGGGACCCCGGCCGCGCCGGCAGCGATGAGCGCGCGGGACTCTTCGAGGGCGGCACGTGCGGACTCTTCGAGCACGACCAGGCGTTCCTCGAGGGCGTCGGTGCGGTGCCCGGCGAGGTCGCTCTGCGCCCGCTCGGTGAGCATGACGATGCCGGCGAGGTTCTGCGCGACGGTGTCGTGGATCTCGCGCGCCAGACGCTCGCGTTCGCTGGTCACACCGGCGTGCCGGTTCGCCTCGGCCAGGGACGCTTGGGTTGCCCGGAGTTCGTCGATCAGCTGGCGGCGCTCGTCGGACAGGTGCGCGATCCGGGTGATCCAGAGGCCGAGCGCGCAGGCACCCGCCACGCTGACCCCCTCGATCAACAGGGTGCCCACGAGTTCGTCCGGGCCGGAGGCGATCTGCAGCCCGACCCCGGACGCGATGCCGATCAGCACCGAGACCGCGACCGAGGTGCGGAGCCGGTCGAGTTGGCACCAGGCGACCGGGAACAGGATGCTTTGCACGAACGCGGTGCTCGGCACGACTGCGGGGAGCACCAGGGCAGCGACGACGAGCAGCGGCACGAAGGCGGCAGCGGCACGCGGGTTGACGTACCCGCGCCAGCCGTACGACGCGTACGCCACCGCGAGGACGCCGAGCATCGCGAACGCCGGCCAGCGGGTCGACCACGGCGACCACCCGAGCAGTGCGATGACCGCGACGAGGACCACCGTGACGGCGAACGCCACGTGGAGGCCCCAGTTCCGGTCGGCGGTGGAGGTGTCCATGCCGACAGCATCCCACCGCCCGGTGCCGCTCCGACCGTTGTCCACAGGCACGATCAGGCGTCCTTGCGGTTCCACCGGAACGTGAGCAGGCAGGCCACCGTGCCCAGGACCAGCCATCCGACCATGACGAGCGTGCCCAGGAGGAGCTGCCACGAGCCTCCCGGCTCAGCGGACGCGAACGCGTCGGGCAGGAAGACGGACCGCATGCCAGACGCCATCCACCGCAGGGGGAAGACGGACGCGACGTTCTGCAGCCAGCTCGGCAGCTGCGTGAAGGGGAGGTAGACGCCCGAGATGAACTGCAGCACCAGCACGATCGGGACGATCGTGGCGGTGGCGCGGCGGCCCTCCCGGGGGAGTGCGGAGATCGCGATGCCGAGGACGCAGCTGGTGGCGATGCCCAGGATCATGATGCCGGCGAAGCGGGCCCAGAGGGCCGGGTCGGTGGGCAGGTCGACACCGAAGACCAGGCTGGCGATCGCCAGCAGCAGGGCGGTCTGGATGACGGTCGTCACCAGGACCATGCCGATCTTGCCGACGAAGTAGCTCAGGACCGGCAGGGGTGTGCCGCCCAGTCGCTTGAGTGTGCCGTCGCTGCGCTCGCCGGCGATGTCGACGCCGAGGGACTGGGTGCCCGACAGCAGGATGCCCGTCGCGACCAGACCCGGCAGGTAGTAGGTCGCGTAGTCGACGCTGACGTTCGGGCCGGCCTGGATGTCTGCGGCGCTGCTGAAGGCGACCGAGAACAGGGACAGCATGATGATCGGGAACAGGAACGTGAAGAACACCGAGTCCGGTGCGCGGAAGTACGAGCGGATCTCGTAGCTGATGCGGGCGGCGCCCGTGGTCATCGCGGTCATCGTGTGCTCACCATCTCGAGGTAGACCGTCTCGAGGGAGGGGCGGATGACCTCGAGGTCGTGCATCGGTTCCGTGCTGCTGCGGATCAGTCGTGCGGCGTCGTCGGTGCGCTCCTCGTGCTCGGCACCCGAGTCGTCGCGCCAGCGGATGCGGGGTGTGCGGGCCTCGGGGCCGCCGAGCTCGTCGATCGGGGCGATGTCGAGCAGCCGGCCGTCGGCGATGACCGCCGCCCGGTCGGCGAGCTGCGCGGCCTCGTCGAGGTAGTGCGTGGTCAGGAGGATCGTCGTGCCCTCGGCCTGCACCTGGCGGAGCAGGTCCCAGAACTGGCGCCGGGCCTCCGGGTCGAAGCCGGTGGTCGGCTCGTCGAGGAACAGGACCTCGGGGCGGCCGATGATGCCGAGCGCGACGTCGACGCGGCGGCGCTGGCCGCCGGACAGACGCGCGACGCGGGTGGTGCGCTGGGACTCGAGCCCCACGGCTGCGATCAGTTCGTCGACGTCGCGGTGCCGGGGGTAGAGCTTGGC
This genomic interval carries:
- a CDS encoding sensor histidine kinase, with amino-acid sequence MDTSTADRNWGLHVAFAVTVVLVAVIALLGWSPWSTRWPAFAMLGVLAVAYASYGWRGYVNPRAAAAFVPLLVVAALVLPAVVPSTAFVQSILFPVAWCQLDRLRTSVAVSVLIGIASGVGLQIASGPDELVGTLLIEGVSVAGACALGLWITRIAHLSDERRQLIDELRATQASLAEANRHAGVTSERERLAREIHDTVAQNLAGIVMLTERAQSDLAGHRTDALEERLVVLEESARAALEESRALIAAGAAGVPRDSLGGALHRLGERHTRETGTAVTVDAPDCALDRDAQVVLLRVAQEALGNVRAHARATTVHLALHHTPEQTVLSVQDDGVGFDPSLPAAGHGLRGLRDRLALAGGTCRITSAPGTGTVVQATLPSAPAPALPSAPLSAGRPVPQVTP
- a CDS encoding ABC transporter permease — encoded protein: MTTGAARISYEIRSYFRAPDSVFFTFLFPIIMLSLFSVAFSSAADIQAGPNVSVDYATYYLPGLVATGILLSGTQSLGVDIAGERSDGTLKRLGGTPLPVLSYFVGKIGMVLVTTVIQTALLLAIASLVFGVDLPTDPALWARFAGIMILGIATSCVLGIAISALPREGRRATATIVPIVLVLQFISGVYLPFTQLPSWLQNVASVFPLRWMASGMRSVFLPDAFASAEPGGSWQLLLGTLVMVGWLVLGTVACLLTFRWNRKDA
- a CDS encoding ABC transporter ATP-binding protein; translation: MPDTPAIEVRHLSKQYATGKVAVDDVSFSIEAGETFALLGPNGAGKSTTVEILEGYRSRTSGDVSVLGHDPAKASRSHNARVGMVLQTSGESPNVTVVEQLVHFAKLYPRHRDVDELIAAVGLESQRTTRVARLSGGQRRRVDVALGIIGRPEVLFLDEPTTGFDPEARRQFWDLLRQVQAEGTTILLTTHYLDEAAQLADRAAVIADGRLLDIAPIDELGGPEARTPRIRWRDDSGAEHEERTDDAARLIRSSTEPMHDLEVIRPSLETVYLEMVSTR